TGTAATTCCGACGTATGTTTTTTTGTTTTTAACAGAGTATAAAATATATACGACGAATTCTTGTTTCATAAAAAAAGCTGCCTTTTACAGACAGCCTCAAGTTTTAGTAGCGGGGGTAGGGATCGAACCTACGACCTTCGGGTTATGAGCCCGACGAGCTACCACTGCTCCACCCCGCAATCTGAATGCAAAGATACAAAAAAATATTACAAATGCATAACTTTCTTGTAAAAAAAATATTAAAGATTGTTAAAATTCTTGTTTTATAAAGAAATCGTACATTACAATAGCTGATGTAACTGCTACATTAAATGAATGTTTAGTGCCAAATTGTGGAATTTCTATACAAAAATCGCAAAGATCGATTATTTTTTGATCTACACCGTGAACTTCATTACCAAAAATAAAAGCGTATGGTTGATCTTTTATAACTTTAAATTTACGTATGTCAATGCTTTCGTCGGTTTGTTCAATTGCCACTATTTTAAAATGATTCTTTTTGCAATATTCAACTGCTTCTATGGTGTTTGAATAGTATTTCCAATCGACCGATTGGGTAGCGCCAAGAGCCGATTTTTCAATTTCACGGCTTGGTGGTTGTGCTGTAATTCCACATAGCAAAAGTTGTTCTACACGAAAAGCATCGCATGTCCTAAAAATGGAGCCAATATTAAATTGGCTTCGGATATTATCAAGTATTATGCTAATAGGGAGTTTAGGCGACTGTTTAAATGTTTCTACACTTATACGTTGAAGTTCATCAAGCGAAAGCTTTTTCATTGTTTAAAAGTTTGGGCAAAATTAGTTATTTTTTAGTCTGATATCTTTTATGTTAATAAAATAATATAAATTCGCAATTAAAAATTGTATTATGAACTTACACGAATATCAAGCTAAGGCATTATTAAAAGAGTTTAATGTTGACGTGCCTTTGGGTTTTGTTTGCAATAATGCAAATGATGCTATCGAAATAGCTAAAAAAATAAAAAACGACACGGGTTGTGATGTGGTAGCAGTGAAGGCTCAGATACATGCTGGAGGGCGTGGTAAAGGTGGTGGTGTTAAGATTGCAAAAAACGATCAGGAAGTTTTTACATATGCCAATCAAATACTCGGAATGAATTTAGTAACACATCAAACAGGACCACAAGGAAAGCTAGTTCGAAAAATTTATATAGAACAAGGCATATATTACAAAGGACCATCAGAAACTAAAGAATTTTATTTAAGTATTTTGCTTAACAGAAACACAGGTGAATTAGTTGTTATATATTCGCCTGAAGGTGGTATGGATATCGAAGAAGTATCGGCTAAGTCGCCCGAAAAAATATTTAAAGAACCCATTGACCCCCATATTGGATTGAGCGATTTTAACGCACGTAACATAGCGTTTAATTTAGGTTTATCGGGTATCGCTTACAAAAATTTCATCCCATTTATTAAAGCTTTATATCATGCCTATGTTAATACCGATGCGTCGATGATTGAGATCAACCCTTTGGTGAAAACATCGGACAATAAAATTTTTGCTGCCGATGCCAAAATGATTTTAGACGACAATGCTTTATATAGGCACCCTAAATATTTGGAGCTACGCGATATTTTTGAAGAAGACCCTGCCGAAGTAGAAGCTTCTGAGCATAATTTGAATTTTGTAAAATTAGAGGGGAATGTTGGATGTATGGTTAATGGAGCAGGTTTAGCAATGGCAACTATGGATATTATAAAGCTATCGGGTGGTGAACCTGCTAATTTCTTGGATGTAGGAGGTGGCGCTAATGCTAAAACTGTTGAGGCAGGTTTTAGAATTATACTTAAAGATAAAGCGGTAAAAGCTATATTAGTGAATATTTTTGGAGGTATTGTTCGTTGCGATAGAGTGGCAGAGGGTATTATTGAAGCTTACAAAAATATTGGTAATATTTCTGTTCCCATAGTTGTACGTTTACAAGGTACTAATGCTGAGTTGGCAAAGGAAATGATTGATCGTTCGGGGTTAAAAGTATTATCGGCGATTACCTTGCAAGAAGCAGCCGATGCAGTTAGGGCTGTATTAGCTTAATTTTGGCATTACAATTGTTAAAATTTGCTTCATGCCAAATTTT
This DNA window, taken from Bacteroidales bacterium, encodes the following:
- a CDS encoding RNA methyltransferase, whose translation is MKKLSLDELQRISVETFKQSPKLPISIILDNIRSQFNIGSIFRTCDAFRVEQLLLCGITAQPPSREIEKSALGATQSVDWKYYSNTIEAVEYCKKNHFKIVAIEQTDESIDIRKFKVIKDQPYAFIFGNEVHGVDQKIIDLCDFCIEIPQFGTKHSFNVAVTSAIVMYDFFIKQEF
- the sucC gene encoding ADP-forming succinate--CoA ligase subunit beta is translated as MNLHEYQAKALLKEFNVDVPLGFVCNNANDAIEIAKKIKNDTGCDVVAVKAQIHAGGRGKGGGVKIAKNDQEVFTYANQILGMNLVTHQTGPQGKLVRKIYIEQGIYYKGPSETKEFYLSILLNRNTGELVVIYSPEGGMDIEEVSAKSPEKIFKEPIDPHIGLSDFNARNIAFNLGLSGIAYKNFIPFIKALYHAYVNTDASMIEINPLVKTSDNKIFAADAKMILDDNALYRHPKYLELRDIFEEDPAEVEASEHNLNFVKLEGNVGCMVNGAGLAMATMDIIKLSGGEPANFLDVGGGANAKTVEAGFRIILKDKAVKAILVNIFGGIVRCDRVAEGIIEAYKNIGNISVPIVVRLQGTNAELAKEMIDRSGLKVLSAITLQEAADAVRAVLA